From Glycine max cultivar Williams 82 chromosome 11, Glycine_max_v4.0, whole genome shotgun sequence, the proteins below share one genomic window:
- the LOC102665617 gene encoding brassinosteroid-responsive RING protein 1, whose amino-acid sequence MGFPVGYTELMLPKVFLQVLSVLGLIRKLITVLLCYMGFHDFFESDIAWPERAPEFQSVWAVLIREILPVVKFSEMEMEMAEAPESCAVCLYEFEGEDEIRRLTNCRHIFHRGCLDRWMGYDQRTCPLCRTPFIPHHMQAAFNDRLWAASGIPDFYYNHE is encoded by the coding sequence ATGGGATTTCCAGTGGGGTACACAGAGTTGATGCTGCCGAAGGTGTTTCTGCAGGTGCTATCCGTATTGGGCTTGATAAGAAAACTCATCACCGTCCTCTTGTGCTACATGGGCTTCCACGATTTCTTCGAATCCGACATTGCGTGGCCGGAGAGGGCGCCGGAATTCCAGTCGGTGTGGGCGGTGCTCATAAGGGAAATCCTACCGGTGGTGAAGTTCTCGGAGATGGAGATGGAGATGGCGGAGGCGCCGGAGAGCTGCGCGGTGTGTCTGTACGAGTTCGAGGGAGAGGACGAGATCAGACGGCTGACGAACTGCCGCCACATATTCCACAGAGGGTGTCTGGACCGTTGGATGGGATACGATCAAAGAACGTGTCCCCTGTGTCGGACACCCTTCATACCCCACCATATGCAAGCTGCCTTCAATGATAGACTTTGGGCTGCTTCAGGGATTCCTGATTTCTATTACAATCATGAATGA
- the LOC100786320 gene encoding uncharacterized protein isoform X1 → MASQQHIEKMQLRQNFRNLWHSDLFSTIQADTPYCCFSLWCAPCVSYLLRKRALYDDLSRYTCCAGYMPCSGRCGESKCPELCLGVEVVCCFGNSVASTRFLLQDEFNIQTTQCDNCIIAFMFVLQRLACIFSIIALIVGNSEIRQASQLLSCLADFVYCTVCACMQT, encoded by the exons ATGGCCTCACAGCAGCACATCGAGAAGATGCAACTCCGCCAGAACTTCCGCAATCTCTGGCACTCTGATCTCTTTAGTACCATTCAAGCTGACACCCCTT ATTGTTGCTTTTCTCTGTGGTG TGCACCGTGTGTATCATATCTGCTCCGCAAACGAGCCCTTTACGATGATCTGTCAag ATACACTTGTTGTGCTGGTTACATGCCCTGCAGTGGTCGGTGTGGAGAAAGTAAATGTCCTGAACTCTGCCTTGGTGTGGAG GTTGTCTGCTGTTTTGGAAATTCAGTCGCCTCAACTCGATTTCTGTTACAAGATGAATTTAATATTCAAACTACGCAATGTGATAATTGCATTATT GCTTTCATGTTTGTCCTTCAACGACTTGCCtgcatattttctattattgCTTTAATTGTGGGAAATAGTGAAATTCGACAGGCTTCTCAATTGCTATCTTGTTTGGCTGACTTCGTCTACTGCAC GGTGTGTGCTTGCATGCAg ACATAA
- the LOC100786320 gene encoding uncharacterized protein isoform X2, with the protein MASQQHIEKMQLRQNFRNLWHSDLFSTIQADTPYCCFSLWCAPCVSYLLRKRALYDDLSRYTCCAGYMPCSGRCGESKCPELCLGVEVVCCFGNSVASTRFLLQDEFNIQTTQCDNCIIAFMFVLQRLACIFSIIALIVGNSEIRQASQLLSCLADFVYCT; encoded by the exons ATGGCCTCACAGCAGCACATCGAGAAGATGCAACTCCGCCAGAACTTCCGCAATCTCTGGCACTCTGATCTCTTTAGTACCATTCAAGCTGACACCCCTT ATTGTTGCTTTTCTCTGTGGTG TGCACCGTGTGTATCATATCTGCTCCGCAAACGAGCCCTTTACGATGATCTGTCAag ATACACTTGTTGTGCTGGTTACATGCCCTGCAGTGGTCGGTGTGGAGAAAGTAAATGTCCTGAACTCTGCCTTGGTGTGGAG GTTGTCTGCTGTTTTGGAAATTCAGTCGCCTCAACTCGATTTCTGTTACAAGATGAATTTAATATTCAAACTACGCAATGTGATAATTGCATTATT GCTTTCATGTTTGTCCTTCAACGACTTGCCtgcatattttctattattgCTTTAATTGTGGGAAATAGTGAAATTCGACAGGCTTCTCAATTGCTATCTTGTTTGGCTGACTTCGTCTACTGCACGTAA